CCCACAAACTGTGGAAAGGCCACCTATTGAAAACAATAACAGATCCATTCTGGTCCGGTACAGGTCCGTTTTTTTCGTGGTTACCACACAGTCCCTTCACAAAAGCCTGGTCTCAGTTTAGCTCCTGCTCCATTCAAATGCGGGCTAGAATAAAAACCGCAGCGGTTTCTGCCGTGGGATCCTCCATGTGAGAAAAAAACATCCGGTGAACATGCTGCGTGACGTATAGGACACATTTCCGctgtaaataaatatttatttaacagaaaatatggccatgagatctccctacccccacactgcgcaggcgcggagatcggatggatgttctagcgttagccgcgcttgcgcagtgggccgtaatatttccctactgaggctctccggcgcatgcgcagtgggacaCTGCAGCTAAACTCCGCTGAGATTTTTCCCTAAACTGTCCGTTTGCGCgtgcgcagatcgtcaaaactcagaaacgcctcctcacgtcattagtGGTGCGACCGGAAGTAAGAAAATCTCACGATGTAGGCTAATGTAACGTCACACCGCCCCCAGCCCTAAGGACCGCCCTTCTACTGGCACCCGGAAGCACTTCTCCCTGGTAGACGTCCAAGTGACGTCACTCGACAAACTCTCGCGAGACAATAAGCGTAAACGTCGCTAGTAGCCCAGGCCCAGGACTGTCGGTATCGTCTCTCCGTGGTCTGTACGGAAGCCTGCAGGGGCCGCACTGCCTCCAGCTCCTGGAGATAACCGACACTGGCGGTCGgctgaacaaaaataaaaaccataGGAGACGATGGAGACTACAGAAGAAGATGACATATGCAGGGTCTGCCGCTCCGAGGGAACCGCAGAGAAGCCGCTCTATCACCCCTGTGTGTGCACGGGCAGTATTAAGTTCATCCATCAGGAGTGCCTGGTGCAGTGGCTGAAGCACAGCCGGAAGGAGTACTGTGAGTTATGTAAGCACAGATTTGCCTTTACCCCCATCTACTCCCCGGACATGCCATCGCGGCTGCCCATCCAGGACATCTGTGCCGGACTCATCACCAGTATTGGCACCGCCATCCGCTACTGGTTTCACTATACGCTGGTGGCGTTTGCATGGCTTGGCGTGGTGCCCCTCACAGCGTGTCGCATATACAAGTGCTTATTTACCGGCTCCGTGAGCTCCCTCCTCACCCTCCCCCTGGATATGCTGTCCACGGACAACCTCCTGGCGGACTGCCTGCAGGGCTTCTTCGTGGTCACCTGCACCCTCTGCGCCTTTATAAGTCTGGTCTGGTTACGAGAACAGATCGTCCACGGCGGGGCCCCCCTGTGGTTGGATCAAAACCTCCTCCCGCCTCCACCTCAAAACGGCCAGGGCCCCCAAAACGAAGCACAGGGCCCTGGCAACGTCCCGGCCGACAACGGTGCCGTGGACCAACCTGCTGTTCCGCCGGTGGAAAATGTGGTGGTGGGTGAAAACCCTGAGCTGCCGGAAGATCAAGCGGAAGACGAAGAGGACGACAACGAAGACGACGCCGCGGTCGAAGACGCCGCCGACATAAACAACGGCGCACAAGACGACATGAACTGGAACGCCTTAGAATGGGACCGAGCCGCGGAAGAACTGACTTGGGAGCGGATGCTGGGCTTGGACGGGTCGCTGGTTTTTcttgaacatgtcttctgggtcgTGTCCTTGAATACCCTCTTCATCCTcgtgtttgctttctgtccttacCACATTGGACACTTTTCTGTCGTTGGGCTCGGGTTCGACTTGTACGTGAAAGCCTCCCACTTCGAAGGACTCCTGACCACCATAGTCGGCTACGTTCTGCTGGCAGTCACCTTAATCCTCTGCCATAGTTTGGCCGCCGTTGTCAAGTTCCAGCGATCCAGAAGAATATTGGGCATCTGCTACATCGTGGTGAAGGTCTCCTTACTGGTCGTGGTGGAGATTGGCGTCTTCCCCCTCATCTGTGGCTGGTGGTTGGACATTTGCTCACTGGAGATGTTCGATGCCACCTTGAAAGACCGAGAACTTAGCTTTCAGTCCGCGCCTGGGACCACCATGTTTCTTCACTGGCTTGTGGGAATGGTTTACGTCTTCTATTTTGCCTCCTTCATCCTCCTCCTACGAGAGGTGCTGAGACCGGGAGTTCTGTGGTTTCTCCGAAATTTGAACGATCCAGATTTCAATCCAGTCCAGGAAATGATCCACCTGCCGATTTACAGACATCTCCGAAGGTTTATATTGTCCGTCATTGTCTTTGGCTCCATTGTCATCCTCATGCTCTGGCTCCCCATTCGTATCATGAAGTACGTGCTGCCCACCTTCTTACCGTACAACGTTATGCTCTACAGTGACGCCCCCGTGAGCGAGCTGTCCTTGGAGCTACTACTTCTTCAGGTGGTCCTGCCGGCTTTATTGGAGCAAGGACATACCAGGCAATGGCTGAAAGGTCTCGTCAGAGCCTGGACTGTAACCGCTGGATATCTACTGGATTTACACTCTTATCTTCTCGGAGACCAAGAGGAGAGTGACAACCAAGCTAACCAACAGGCTGCCAACAACCCGCTGATCCGAAACAATGCCGTTCCAGTGGTCGGGGAAGGTTTGCATGCAGCTCATCAAGCCATATTGCAGCAAGGCGGCCCTGTGGGATTTCAGCCGTACCGTAGACCCGTCAGATTTGCTCTGCGgatatttttattaatcatttttaTGTGCATCACGTTACTGATTGCTAGCCTACTTTGCCTTACGCTGCCAGTATTTGTAGGACGTTGGCTGATGTCTTTTTGGACTGGAACTGCA
This window of the Bufo bufo chromosome 6, aBufBuf1.1, whole genome shotgun sequence genome carries:
- the MARCHF6 gene encoding E3 ubiquitin-protein ligase MARCHF6, translated to METTEEDDICRVCRSEGTAEKPLYHPCVCTGSIKFIHQECLVQWLKHSRKEYCELCKHRFAFTPIYSPDMPSRLPIQDICAGLITSIGTAIRYWFHYTLVAFAWLGVVPLTACRIYKCLFTGSVSSLLTLPLDMLSTDNLLADCLQGFFVVTCTLCAFISLVWLREQIVHGGAPLWLDQNLLPPPPQNGQGPQNEAQGPGNVPADNGAVDQPAVPPVENVVVGENPELPEDQAEDEEDDNEDDAAVEDAADINNGAQDDMNWNALEWDRAAEELTWERMLGLDGSLVFLEHVFWVVSLNTLFILVFAFCPYHIGHFSVVGLGFDLYVKASHFEGLLTTIVGYVLLAVTLILCHSLAAVVKFQRSRRILGICYIVVKVSLLVVVEIGVFPLICGWWLDICSLEMFDATLKDRELSFQSAPGTTMFLHWLVGMVYVFYFASFILLLREVLRPGVLWFLRNLNDPDFNPVQEMIHLPIYRHLRRFILSVIVFGSIVILMLWLPIRIMKYVLPTFLPYNVMLYSDAPVSELSLELLLLQVVLPALLEQGHTRQWLKGLVRAWTVTAGYLLDLHSYLLGDQEESDNQANQQAANNPLIRNNAVPVVGEGLHAAHQAILQQGGPVGFQPYRRPVRFALRIFLLIIFMCITLLIASLLCLTLPVFVGRWLMSFWTGTAKIHELYTAACGLYVCWLSIRALTVLAAWMPQGRHVILLKVKEWSLTIIKTLIVAILLAGVVPLLLGLLFELIIVAPLRVPLDQTPLFYPWQDWALGVLHAKIIAAITLMGPHWWLKAVIEQVYANGIRNIDLHFILGKLAAPVIAVLLLSLCIPYIISAGIVMVIGVTFEMQTLVQRRIYPFLLMVVILMAVLSFQIRQFKRLYEHIKNDKYLVGQRLVNYERKSGKSKTSPLTFPSHLARE